From Phragmites australis chromosome 5, lpPhrAust1.1, whole genome shotgun sequence, a single genomic window includes:
- the LOC133918454 gene encoding squamosa promoter-binding-like protein 4 codes for MKKTCLFLFQILFPHLFFSTVHTVHLFCPLPSIPKSRIDQPKSAPRMEWTAPKPAASPSSPPLLWDWGGAADAAASGSSGEAPARRGGKERDGKRAKGEEGGGGEVRCQVEGCGVELGAAKEYHRKHRVCEAHTKCPRVVVAGQERRFCQQCSRFHALSEFDQKKRSCRRRLSDHNARRRKPQPDAFAFASARLPSSLFDDRRQISFVWNKASLSHVRPFTSSPWDSSSDFKLPHAKEIRELSTKVGTITGQVHLDNSHLSNAIPTLCHDKDELFPMKGPDTSITASKFDGAQDLQRALSLLSSGSCGLPDPVQQASRLIQFTGASENSGDFHSSHGGNSAPASCADEQHIAPQSQLVRFTMDANSYGYESTFFGVNQIN; via the exons ATGAAAAAGACTTGCCTTTTTCTATTCCAAATTCTCTTCCCCCATCTGTTCTTCTCCACAGTCCACACTGTTCACCTCTTCTGCCCCCTCCCTTCGATCCCCAAATCCAGAATTGACCAACCCAAATCAGCGCCCCGCATGGAGTGGACGGCCCCGAAGCCTgccgcctccccctcctcgccgccccTCCTCTGGGACTGGGGCGGCGCTGCTGACGCCGCGGCCTCAGGCTCCTCCGGCGAGGCGCCAGCGAGGCGCGGCGGGAAGGAGCGGGATGGGAAGCGTGCCAAGGGCGAGGAGGGTGGAGGAGGGGAGGTGAGGTGCCAGGTCGAAGGGTGCGGGGTGGAGCTCGGCGCCGCCAAGGAGTACCACCGGAAGCACCGCGTCTGCGAGGCCCACACCAAATGCCCCcgcgtcgtcgtcgccggccaGGAGCGCCGCTTCTGCCAGCAGTGCAGCCG GTTCCATGCACTGTCCGAGTTTGATCAGAAGAAGAGGAGCTGCCGGAGACGTCTGTCTGATCACAATGCCCGCCGGCGGAAGCCTCAGCCAGATGCGTTCGCCTTTGCCTCTGCAAGGCTGCCTTCATCATTATTTG ATGATAGGCGGCAAATAAGTTTTGTCTGGAATAAAGCTTCTCTTAGCCATGTAAGACCTTTCACATCATCTCCATGGGACAGCTCATCTGACTTCAAGCTCCCACATGCGAAGGAAATAAGAGAGCTATCAACAAAAGTTGGGACAATCACTGGACAAGTTCATTTGGATAACTCTCATTTGTCCAATGCCATTCCAACACTTTGCCATGACAAAGATGAGCTGTTTCCAATGAAAG GTCCGGACACATCTATTACTGCTTCAAAATTTGATGGAGCACAGGATCTTCagcgtgctctctctcttctgtCATCTGGCTCTTGTGGATTGCCTGATCCTGTACAGCAAGCATCTCGTCTTATCCAGTTCACTGGTGCCAGTGAGAACAGCGGTGACTTTCATTCATCACATGGAGGGAACTCTGCTCCAGCCTCATGCGCTGATGAACAGCATATAGCACCTCAGTCTCAGCTAGTTCGTTTTACCATGGATGCCAATAGCTATGGCTATGAGTCCACTTTCTTCGGTGTGAACCAGATAAATTAA
- the LOC133918456 gene encoding serine/threonine-protein kinase STY13-like produces the protein MAEGERFRGIVGGGVGNRMQDNEINGFYSMPYYHKIWEGSHMSVDSADGLNLANCAGGSVAMSVDNSSVGSNESRTVILKHPGLRDAPTTSYSVGNSVFRPNRVAAHTLNEDALARVLMDPNHPTEILSSYEQWNIDLGKLDMGGPFAQGAFGKLYRGTYSGEDVAIKLLEKPENDPERAHLMEQQFVQEVMMLSRLSHPNIVRFIGACRKSIVWCIVTEYAKGGSVRQFLARRQNKSVPLRLAVKQALDVARGMAYVHALGFIHRDLKSDNLLIAADKSIKIADFGVARIEVKTEGMTPETGTYRWMAPEMIQHRPYDHKVDVYSFGIVLWELITGMLPFTNMTAVQAAFAVVNKGARPVIPQYCLPALSHIMTRCWDANPEVRPPFAEIVSMLESAEMEIVSNVRKARFRCCMSEPMTTD, from the exons ATGGCCGAGGGGGAGAGGTTTCGCGGTATAGTAGGAGGTGGCGTCGGCAACAGGATGCAAGACAATGAGATCAATGGCTTCTACAGCATGCCCTATTACCACAAAATTTGGGAGGGCTCCCACATGTCTGTGGACAGCGCTGACGGGCTCAACCTGGCCAATTGCGCCGGTGGTTCTGTTGCCATGTCAGTGGACAACAGCAGTGTGGGATCGAACGAGTCTCGCACAGTCATACTTAAGCATCCAGGCCTCCGTGATGCCCCAACTACAAGCTATTCAGTTGGCAATAGTGTCTTCCGCCCGAACCGTGTGGCTGCACACACCCTAAATGAGGATGCGTTGGCTCGGGTTTTGATGGACCCAAATCATCCGACTGAGATACTAAGTAGTTACGAGCAGTGGAATATTGATTTGGGGAAGTTGGACATGGGGGGTCCTTTTGCTCAAGGAGCCTTTGGGAAGCTGTACAGGGGAACATATAGTGGAGAAGATGTCGCCATTAAGCTGCTGGAGAAGCCAGAGAATGACCCGGAAAGAGCACATTTGATGGAacaacaatttgtgcaagaagtTATGATGTTGTCTAGGCTGAGTCACCCGAATATTGTAAGGTTTATAGGGGCATGCAGGAAATCAATTGTTTGGTGCATTGTTACAGAGTATGCAAAAGGTGGCTCAGTCCGGCAGTTCCTGGCGAGAAGGCAGAACAAGTCAGTGCCTTTGAGGTTGGCTGTCAAACAGGCGTTGGATGTAGCCCGGGGAATGGCTTATGTGCATGCCTTGGGATTTATCCACAGAGATTTGAAGTCAGATAATCTTCTAATTGCGGCAGACAAGTCCATTAAGATTGCTGACTTTGGAGTTGCTCGTATCGAGGTGAAAACTGAAGGGATGACACCAGAGACAGGAACCTACCGCTGGATGGCACC ggAAATGATCCAGCACAGGCCCTATGACCATAAAGTTGATGTTTATAGTTTTGGCATTGTCTTGTGGGAGCTTATAACCGGCATGCTTCCCTTTACAAACATGACGGCTGTTCAGGCAGCTTTTGCTGTTGTAAATAAGGGTGCTCGTCCGGTAATCCCTCAATATTGCCTGCCTGCTCTAAGCCACATCATGACTCGTTGTTGGGATGCGAACCCTGAAGTTCGTCCACCATTTGCTGAGATCGTCTCCATGCTTGAGAGTGCTGAGATGGAGATTGTGAGCAATGTCCGTAAAGCGCGCTTCCGCTGCTGTATGTCTGAGCCCATGACCACCGACTGA